The Eubalaena glacialis isolate mEubGla1 chromosome 3, mEubGla1.1.hap2.+ XY, whole genome shotgun sequence nucleotide sequence GTTGGTCTATAATTATGGTTCTTAAACTGCAAGGCAGCTGACACTGATTACCTCCGTGATCTTACATGTTCCCTCCTGTGGAAGGCAGTGGCGACCCCCTCACCTAGGAGCAGCTCCGGGTTTCTCAGCAGGGCAAGGCCGGCAATCATGGCTTTGTGGTGTTCACAGCACAGGTAACTCTTATCAATGGACTGCCCCGGGGCTGCAGGGGGGTCCTCTGGAGTATCAGCAGGCCGCTGCTTCTTCCTGTCTTTTTTCCGTTTCTTCTGGGCTAGATCACAGACAGAGATGAATGAAGTCATATGCATGGTACACTACTCCTTGGAAAGTAAGGCACACCAGCAGCAGTATGCTGCAACTGGTCTGATGAGACTCGAGAACCCAATTGTGAAATATGCAGGAATTTTGTGAACTGGTTGACATGTTGGTGGCTTGAAATCTGGCCATGGTGGCCATTTTTAtgccacagaaattggcaaacagtGCATATCATGgcttttttccccaaagagacggttgttaaacatttaacaTACACCAGAGAGTCAGAAAAGGGAAGTGGCAAAGAAACACCCCAAAACTCAGAACACTGGGAAAACTCAAGTGAGGAGTACTAGTACCTCTCCTCTGGGAAATATAAAGCTGCTAACAGGTGAGAAGTTTATTCATCAGTTCTTTTAGGGGAAAAAGGACTTAGTTTCCAACTACCTCCTCTATGCCAATTACTATACTAGGACTTTTACTCTTGTAGCTTTGAAACAACCCTATATCAATGCTCTTATTCCAATTCTtggcagatggaaaaactgaagatCTGAAGAGTTATTAATTAGGCCCAAATCAGTAGGCAAtgcagccaggatttgaacctgggacTACCTGTCTGCAGCAGCTATCATCTTTCTACTACATCACACAGACAGTAATTCATACCACCCCACTGAACAAGGACATCACAAATGTTCACAGAAGGGGGGAAATCGTACAAAAGGCCCCTCTACTCTCCCTCTACCTACTCCCTCAACTGCTCCAGGATAGAGTGAACAGATGGCTCTGGGGTTTTCCTAGGGACCAGCTGCCCCACTGGGCACTGAAGTGTAAGTGGCAGTGTgcttttcagagatgttaaattgCTTTTTAACACATTCTCCTCCTTGCTCACCAATACTTCCATGACGGAAATCATTCCCATAAGAATTAAGTGATACTAAGAAGTCTTGAcaactgtggggaaaaaaaccaaaacccaaattGGAGGGCAAAATGTTCTTTGAAGCACTTTTACTGAGCTTTCAGTGAGATGAAACTGAACCAACCTGCAGCCCAAGTGACCCAATGACAGCACAGGAACCCAACAAATATGGGTGCACATGACCAGGGGACACCCGTCAAGAGGAGACCATCTTGCTGAGAATAACCTGATCCTGAGCTGTGGGCAAACCCATGACCTCATGAGGTTCTGAATTCTCTCTTTTCACCCTCCTTCCAGATGGCCTTGCCAACAGGACAGCATCATCAGGCAAAGGGAATGACCGGCAATCAGGAGAGCCAATTTCAGATTCCAAGCCTGACTCTCTGTGCCTCTAAAGGGAAGTTATactggagaaggggtggggaggaatatTTTTCTACTCTATACATGTGATCTGTGATTGATTACAATGAGtaagtattacttttataatacaaACATATAATGCCCCGAGAAAATAAACAAACGATTGCTCTCCCCATTAGTGCGCGTTTCTGAGCAGCACGTGGGAGACCACTTAAAAGAGAACatggtggggggcttccctggtggcacagtggttgagaatctgcctgccaatgcaggggacacgggttcaagccctggtctgggaagatcccacatgccgcggagcaactgggcccgtgagccacaactactgagcctgcgcgtctggagcctgtgctccgcaacaagagaggccgcgatagtgagaggcccgcgcaccgcgatgaagagtggcccccgctcgccgcaactagagaaagccctcgcacagaaacgaagacccaacacagccaaaaataaataaataaatttattaaaaaaaaaaaaaaaaaaaagaatccgcctgccaatgcaagggacacgggtttgatccctggtccgggaagatcccacatgccgcagagcaactaagccgatgtgccacaactactgagcctgcactctagagcccgcgagccacaactgctgagcccgcgagccacaactattgaagcccgcacgcctagatcccgtgctctgcaacaagagaggccaccgcaatgagaagcccgggcaccacaacgaagaatagcccctgctcgccacagctagagaaagcccgtgcacagcaacgaagacccgacgcagccaaaaattaattaattaattaattaattttaaaaaaaagagagaacatggTAGAGATCTACCCTGTCAAAGCCTGTAGCCATGGGCCACTTGTGGCCATTTAAACTTAAATGTAAGTTCATCAGGATTAAGAACTTACATCAGAAAAAAGGTTAAAGATTCAGTTCCTTAGTCACACCGGCCATGTTCCTAGTGCTCGGTAGCCACACATGGTTCATGGCTGCTACCCTGGGCAGCTAACTGGGTACTAAACATTTCcttcactgcagaaagttctaccaGACTAGGTGACCTCTAGGGCACCCACCAACTGTACAACCCTCTAAAACAGGTGCTAGGAGGTGGCCCCATGGAGGAGGGCAGGCCTACTGAATTAATACACAGACGTATATGGAGCAACTTGTAAAACACGTGGTCTTTGAACTGCAGGCATTAAAGTGATTATCACATTTGTCTGATAAACCACCACCCCTGCTCCTTATCACTGCAGAGTCAGGCTTTGCTCAAGAACAGAACATTGACCTCCCTTCTGTTCATCGCCACTCACACCCTAAGAGCCCAGATGATAAGAGGACAACCCACAGAGCCGTGTGCCTCTGGTCACAGGTATCCGGGTCTGTCCTACAGCTCCGCCAAGCTCCCAGGTCTTTCTGACCACCCCAAATTGTCCATACCACGTCCACGTGGGCCCCACCACTGTGCCCACGCCGCCTCACCTCTGTGAGACACATCCTTCAGCAGCCTGGCTTCTGACTGCACCACGTTCCTGTTGCTGAGGAAGATCAGCCGTCGAAAGTAGCGCTTGTCATCCCCCTGCACATCCTCGATGACGTAGTCGCCACTCAAAGGGCTGCAGTCTTGGTGCTGAACAGTCCGGACCCCGATGTCCCCACCCACAGACAGGAAGGGTACCTGAAGGAACAGCAGAGATGTGGTGAAAACACCAGCTCAACTGAGAAATACGAGAAATTATAATCCCTTCcctttgtgtgtatgtgaagAATCCCCGCACCAAGGTTCTGAGCAGCAACAACTCCGAAGATTTGCCATTTTGTTAAAGTACTCTTCTGGGGCGTTTGACTAGATCTCAAAAGGTTTAATTGACCTTTTTGAAAACCAACTGAACAACTAAAGATTCCCCAAACCATTCATGAAATGCAGTTGGTTCTCCACAAGAAAAATATGAGTTTCTCAACAGTAATCCTTAAAAGGACTTTCAATAGTCCAAGACAATGAAAGCTAAAAGGAAGCCTCACGAAGGGAATAGAATCATGAGAGAAGGAATCTGAATAGGGATAAAGATATCAAAATCCATGGGGAAAGCAACCACTCCAAATTTGGCAAAGTGTCTCCCTTCCCCCAGTTATTCTCAACTTTTTTCTGCATTCTtctaaacagaagaaaaaattaggaggaaaaaatacatttttccccTAAACTTTTCCATTCCCTTCCCAATcttcacatttatttctttttaaagacttaCAAGAGTATTTAATAATCATGAGGGTCCTGACTTTGCGGAGATGTAGGCACTGTTGAGAGAAATTCACAAATGAACCTCCCCACAGGATCTGGGTCTCTCTGATGGGACACCAACCCCAAAGTCTTCCAGAAAGCATCAAATACATATTCATCTGTAAGCACAAGTCAGCCTAGTGGGCAGAACCACAGGCTGGGAATCCAGGAGCCTGGGTTCTTCTTTTCAGTTCTGTTGCTACAGCATCAAGCTTCCAGGTACCTTGTCTTTCCCATCTATCAAGAAGGATAAACTCCTTTCTATAAAGTCCTTGCAATAAAGTCACCTATCAATTACCCTCTCTTGTGACCAGGATAGTACAAGACAGATGGCGTCAAATGATAATACCATATCACCATTTTGGCAAAAACCTTCAGTTTCCTTCCCAGTGGAACATCAGACCAGGAATGTTAATATCCTGAAAATTAAGCTGAGCTCTTTTGGCCCTTTCCCATTCTACCTAACATAATGATGGTTCTAAAAAGCAAAATGGCCAAGGAAATCCTGCGCAAAGTGAGTTAGGAGAAATACAGCCTGAGTAAGCTGCAGTGTGAAGAGCTGGAGCTTGCAAGGTGGAGAGCACTTCCTTCATGCCATCCGAGTGGCCCCACAGGCACAGATGCTACTGGGGGTCTCAATAAGGGCAACCGCTCACCTTCCACTCACTGCCTGGGACATAACTTCTGCTCACTTAGCTCTTAGCTGCTGACATGCCCTCCAGGAACAGACTAGGGTCACAGACCCTAGTCCTAGCTTCTGCCAAGATACCTCTGCCTTCCTGGCTACTAATATGACTTCCCCAGAAACCCTGAAAGCTGCTACCAAAGCTTTGTTACCTGCTGCTGGGCGGGCATCCCGGCCGGGGCCAGCTCCATGACTCTGGCCGACAGCTCGGCCTGGATGCTGTCCATGCCTTCGTACTGCTGACCTCGGTGAAGGGCCACCGTGATCAGCCTCCTGAAGCCCGCACTGGCTGCCAGCTGCTTCCGGCCCTCCTCCATGCCAAACAGCCACTCGGTCTCCCGACCCTGGGGGACTGGAAAGAGGCATTTGTTGACAGGGAGTCCTGGGAAAAGTTCAAGCCCACGACCAATATGCCCCACGTGGCAGAGAGCCAGCCCCTACCCCAAGCCCAGTAACCCTTCCAACTGTGACCTACTGAGGGGCTATCAATCCCCAGTCAACAATGTCCACAGCAAAGCTGCCATCAGACCCACGGCAGGACCCAGCGTGGACAAgaagtgtgagtgtgtatgtaagGGGAGGGAGGCAAGTACCTAGTGCAAGAAAAATAGCAATAATGCTAACACTTCTTACATGCCAGGCATTATTCCAAGCAGtttacaaacagaaaataatcaaATCCTCACAATAGCCCAAGATGCAGgcagtattattattcccattttataaatgaggaaattaagacaCAGAAGTTACAttatttgcccaagttcacacagctcgTAACTGGCGAAGCTAGGGCTCAACCCCAGGCAGTCCAGCCCCAGACTCCATGCTCGTATCCACTGTGCTATTAGTTCTCACAGGTGCACAGTTAGGATAAGGAAATACTTGGAAAAATGGATTCGATGTCAGGAAACAAATTACCAGCATGATGTATCACCACCTCATGTTTGTCTAGAATATTCTACTTTTGAGAGCATTTCCTCATACTACCTCTTTTGATCATTACTAAGGTGAATCTGGTATCATTTACCCCTTTCAATAATAACACTAACGTTTGTAAAacttatcatgtgccaggcaccattcaaAGAGCTTTTACACTTCTCACAATTACACAGTTAAGAtctcactttatagatgaagaaactgaggcacagaaagaacaCTAACTTGTCCAATACCACCAGGAAGTGACTGAGCCAGGACTGGAAACTAAATAGTCTGGTTCCAGAGCTCACTTTTTTAGCTACTACTCTGTACTGTCTCTAAATTCAGCAGAGACGCACAGAAActtccccaggtcacacagcttacaGGCTACAAGGCTGGGACTCCCGTTGCTTCCACTACTCCTTGTTACAAAGTGACTAACATCTCTACAAATGCGTGACCTGCCTAAATGCATCTATATTACTTCAAGCCTTTGCAATGGAAGATGAGAAGAAATAAACCTCAAATCCAAGCAGGCAGCTCCCCCTTCCTCATGCCCTGGCCAGTCTAACCTCTTCAAGCACCGCCCCCTGCAAGATAAAACCAGCCAAGGCATACCCATCCACcaaagccccagccccagcccctgtaAGCCAGCCCCCTCCAGGGAAGAGAGGGAGCAATCCCAACTCACTGATGAAAATGGCAAAATGACTGTCCCGCGATGGTTTCACAGTGGGGCTGTCCACCACGTGGAGGGTGTAGCGTGGCTCCCCCGTGTCCCCACTGCACAAGTCCAGAGACACATTCCCCAGCCCGGCCTTGCGGTACAGCTGGCTGCACAGCCAGACATACTGCTGCCGCTCCCGCACCGCCTCAGCCAGCCGCTCGGCACTCTCCAGCCGCACAGGCTTGCCCTGCTCCTGAGCACACAGCTCAAAGATCTGAAGGGCAGAGCCAGGGACCGGCCTGAACTTGGTCATGATGAAGGCAAAGACAGGCAAGGAGAACCGAGGCTCTGCTTCCAACAGCTGGTCTTGGCTGTTGGCCACCTGGTGCACCCTCACCATCCACCCCTCCCGAGAGAAGTGACCCACTGCTTTCTTCAGGACGTGAGCCTGAGCCAAGGAGATGCAGAGGTAGCGACCGCCCACCTGCAGGACACGGCCAACCTCAGCCAGCATCCTGTCCACCTGCTGCAGGGTCTTCTCCTCCTCATCTGTCAGGACGGCGTCCAGGGTGCCCTTGTCTAACACCACCTGGAATGAGGCATCGGGAAACTCCATCTGTGTCATGTCCATCTTCAAGAAGCTCATCTGGGGCCGTCGGCCAGCATTGCGTTCCTTCATTTGCTTGATGACGACCTCACTGATGTCAATGTTCACTATATCCTGATAGCCCACATCATACAGCTGCTCGCTTAGCTCTGAGTTACCACACCCAATCACCAGCACCTAGGGGGAAAGAAAACAAGATGGAGGTGATCAAGGCAAAGGAATGAGCTTCAGACACTTCAAGGAATCAAGTCTCACCCTGGCTGCTGTATGTTTTCAGAGGGCGAAGATGCTATGCCATGAGAGAGCACCATTACAAAGTTGATTCTAGGCTCCATCTTGAAACACCACTGGTTAGAAGAACTCACTAGTAACAAACCACATTCCGCTATAACAATGCAAGTTATGCAGAAACAAACTAACCGGGGTTGTTCTTTTCTCTGAATCAAGCGTTTATTAATCAGTTGCAGGAACAAACTAATCATGGTTGTTCTTTTATCTGAATCAAGAATTTATTATTCAAGAATTTATAGGAAGTCACAGAATCCAAATACAGTAGTTATAACTGAAATCTCCTATTTGTTTTACTGTTGAAAACCTAGGTCTGGCATGATCCTATTCCACTCATGCCTTTGGCTCCAACTCATGATATTCTGCTATTTTCTGAAGCCAAACTTATAACACAGGTTGTTGCC carries:
- the METTL13 gene encoding eEF1A lysine and N-terminal methyltransferase isoform X1; this encodes MDLLPKSPKEFGSIDYWEKFFQQRGKKAFEWYGTYLELCGLLHKYIKPREKVLVIGCGNSELSEQLYDVGYQDIVNIDISEVVIKQMKERNAGRRPQMSFLKMDMTQMEFPDASFQVVLDKGTLDAVLTDEEEKTLQQVDRMLAEVGRVLQVGGRYLCISLAQAHVLKKAVGHFSREGWMVRVHQVANSQDQLLEAEPRFSLPVFAFIMTKFRPVPGSALQIFELCAQEQGKPVRLESAERLAEAVRERQQYVWLCSQLYRKAGLGNVSLDLCSGDTGEPRYTLHVVDSPTVKPSRDSHFAIFIIPQGRETEWLFGMEEGRKQLAASAGFRRLITVALHRGQQYEGMDSIQAELSARVMELAPAGMPAQQQVPFLSVGGDIGVRTVQHQDCSPLSGDYVIEDVQGDDKRYFRRLIFLSNRNVVQSEARLLKDVSHRAQKKRKKDRKKQRPADTPEDPPAAPGQSIDKSYLCCEHHKAMIAGLALLRNPELLLETPLGLLVVGLGGGSLPLFVHDHFPKSCIDAVEIDPCMLQVATQWFGFSQSDRMKVHIADGLDYISSLAEEEARPHYDVIMFDVDSKDPTLGMSCPPPAFVAQPFLQKVKSILTPEGVFILNLVCRDLGLKDSVLAGLKAVFPLLYVRRIEGEVNEILFCQPHPERKLVTPELLEMAQALEQTLRKPGKGWDDTYVLSDMLKTVKIV
- the METTL13 gene encoding eEF1A lysine and N-terminal methyltransferase isoform X2 encodes the protein MDLLPKSPKEFGSIDYWEKFFQQRGKKAFEWYGTYLELCGLLHKYIKPREKVLVIGCGNSELSEQLYDVGYQDIVNIDISEVVIKQMKERNAGRRPQMSFLKMDMTQMEFPDASFQVVLDKGTLDAVLTDEEEKTLQQVDRMLAEVGRVLQVGGRYLCISLAQAHVLKKAVGHFSREGWMVRVHQVANSQDQLLEAEPRFSLPVFAFIMTKFRPVPGSALQIFELCAQEQGKPVRLESAERLAEAVRERQQYVWLCSQLYRKAGLGNVSLDLCSGDTGEPRYTLHVVDSPTVKPSRDSHFAIFIIPQGRETEWLFGMEEGRKQLAASAGFRRLITVALHRGQQYEGMDSIQAELSARVMELAPAGMPAQQQVPFLSVGGDIGVRTVQHQDCSPLSGDYVIEDVQGDDKRYFRRLIFLSNRNVVQSEARLLKDVSHRAQKKRKKDRKKQRPADTPEDPPAAPGQSIDKSYLCCEHHKAMIAGLALLRNPELLLETPLGLLVVGLGGGSLPLFVHDHFPKSCIDAVEIDPCMLQVATQWFGFSQSDRMKVHIADGLDYISSLAEEEGLKITGIDGLLTKQ